From Vitis vinifera cultivar Pinot Noir 40024 chromosome 14, ASM3070453v1, a single genomic window includes:
- the LOC104881433 gene encoding uncharacterized protein LOC104881433 isoform X1 yields the protein MTEIVSAVVAKVSEYLVAPIGRQLSYLFCYRSHLDDLNKEVQELGHVKDDLQITVDEAKRRGDEIRPSVEDWQTRADKKTREAKTFMEDEKNRTKSCFNGWCPNLMSRYQLGREANKKAQVIAEIREHRNFPDGVSYSAPAPNVTYKNDDPFESRTSILNEIMDALRDDKNSMIGVRGMGGVGKTTLVEQVAARAKQQKLFDRVVMAYVSQTVDLKKIQAQIADALGLKFEEESETGRAGRLSQRLTQEKKLLIILDDLWAGLNLKDVGIPSDHKGLKMVLTSRELDVLSNEMGTQENFVVEHLPPGEAWSLFKKLTSDSIEKPDLQPTAEEVLKKCGGLPIAIVTVAKALKGKDPTAWRDALRQLTRSIETTVKGIEAKIFLTLELSYNYLYGEEVKSLFLLCGLMDYGDTPIDNLFKYVVGLDLFQNINALEEARDRLHTLINDLKASSLLLESNYDAYVRMHDVVRQVARAIASKDPHRFVVREDDRLEEWSKTDESKSCTFISLNCRAAHELPKCLVCPQLKFCLLRSNNPSLNVPNTFFEGMKGLKVLDWSWMRLTTLPSSLDSLANLQTLCLDWWPLVDIAMIGKLTKLQILSLKGSQIQQLPNEMVQLTNLRLLDLNDYRNLEVIPRNILSSLSRLERLYMRSNFKRWAIEGESNVFLSELNHLSHLTILELNIHIPDIKLLPKEYTFFEKLTKYSIFIGDWRSHEYCKTSRTLKLNEVDRSLYVGDGIGKLFKKTEELALRKLIGTKSIPYELDEGFCKLKHLHVSASPEIQYVIDSKDQRVQQHGAFPSLESLILDELINLEEVCCGPIPVKFFDNLKTLDVEKCHGLKFLFLLSMARGLLQLEKIKIKSCNVIQQIVVYERESEIKEDDHVETNLQPFPKLRYLELEDLPELMNFGYFDSELEMTSQGMCSQGNLDIHMPFFSYKVSFPLNLEKLVLKRLPKLMEMDVGNLPNLKILWLEELCLLSKVSFPLNLEKLVLKRLPKLMEMDVGNLPNLRILRVEELCLLSKVSFPLDLDELVLERLPKLMEMDVGNLPNLRILRVEELCLLSKVSFPLNLDELVLERLPKLMEMDVGNLPNLSILRVEELCLLSKVSFPLNLDELVLERLPKLMEMDVGNLPNLSILRVEELCLLSKVSFPLNLDELVLERLPKLMEMDVGNLSNLRILRVEELCLWSKVSFPLNLDELVLERLPKLMEMDVGNLPNLRILRVEELCLLSKVSLSPNLEEIVLKSLPKLEEIDFGILPKLKILKVEKLPQLVLSSSMFKNFHNLKELRIIDCGKEDIRGVNTSINDEVLFNEKASFLESRPSTLNDIMDALRDDNINLIGVWGMAGVGKTTLLKQVAQQAKQQWLFTKQAYMDVSWTRDSDKRQEGIAELQQEIENALELSLWEEDESKKADELKQELMKEGKILIILDDIWTEIDLEKVGIPCKGDETQCKIVLASRDGDLLCKDMGAQRCFPVEHLPPEESWSLFKKTVGDSVEENLELRPIAIQVVKECEGLPIAIVTIAKALKDETVAVWKNALEQLRSCAPTNIRAVDKKVYSCLEWSYTHLKGDDVKSLFLLCGMLGYGDISLDLLLRYGMGLDLFDRIDSLEQARNRLLALVEILKASGLLLDSHEDTHMFDEEIDSSLLFMDADNKFVRMHSVVREVARAIASKDPHPFVVREDVGLEEWSETDESKRCAFISLHCKAVHDLPQELVWPELQFFLLQNNNPLLNIPNTFFEGMKKLKVLDLSRMHFTTLPSSLDSLANLRTLRLDRCELGDIALIGKLTKLEVLSLKCSTIQQLPNEMSRLTNLRLLDLNHCQKLEVIPRNILSSLSRLECLYMKSRFTQWATEGESNACLSELNHLSHLTTLEIYIPDAKLLPKDILFEKLTRYRIFIGTRGWLRTKRALKLWKVNRSLHLGDGMSKLLERSEELGFSQLSGTKYVLHPSDRESFLELKHLEVGDSPEIQYIMDSKNQQLLQHGAFPLLKSLILQNLKNFEEVWHGPIPIGSFGNLKTLKVRFCPKLKFLLLLSTARGLSQLEEMTIEYCDAMQQIIAYERESEIKEDGHAGTNLQLFPKLRTLILHDLPQLINFSSELETTSSTSLSTNARSENSFFSHKVSFPKTEKLMLYNVPKLNLSSIYRS from the exons ATGACAGAGATCGTTAGTGCCGTTGTTGCAAAAGTTTCAGAGTACTTGGTTGCTCCAATTGGACGCCAGCTTAGTTATCTGTTTTGCTACCGCAGCCACTTGGATGATCTCAACAAGGAGGTTCAGGAGTTGGGGCATGTAAAGGATGACCTTCAGATAACTGTCGATGAAGCTAAGAGAAGAGGGGATGAAATCAGACCTAGTGTTGAAGACTGGCAGACTCGGGCAGACAAGAAGACACGGGAGGCAAAGACATTCATGGAAGATGAAAAGAACAGAACCAAGAGCTGTTTCAATGGGTGGTGTCCTAATCTCATGTCACGTTACCAGCTAGGCAGAGAAGCAAACAAGAAGGCGCAGGTTATTGCTGAAATCAGAGAACACCGCAATTTCCCCGATGGCGTATCATATAGTGCCCCCGCCCCGAACGTGACTTATAAAAATGATGACCCTTTTGAATCAAGAACATcaattttgaatgaaataatGGATGCATTGAGAGATGATAAGAACAGCATGATTGGGGTAAGGGGAATGGGCGGTGTGGGCAAAACCACGCTGGTAGAACAAGTAGCTGCACGAGCTAAGCAACAGAAGTTATTTGACAGAGTAGTGATGGCATATGTATCCCAAACTGTGGACTTGAAGAAAATCCAAGCACAGATTGCAGATGCGTTAGGTTTGAAATTTGAGGAGGAGAGCGAAACCGGAAGAGCAGGGCGGCTTAGTCAGAGGTTGACACAAGAGAAGAAGCTTCTCATAATTTTAGATGATCTTTGGGCGGGCCTTAATTTGAAGGACGTAGGGATTCCTTCGGATCATAAAGGGTTGAAAATGGTGCTGACTTCTAGAGAGCTTGACGTTTTGTCTAATGAGATGGGCACCCAAGAGAATTTTGTAGTTGAACATTTGCCGCCAGGAGAAGCATggagtttatttaaaaaattgacaagtGATTCAATTGAGAAACCTGATTTGCAACCTACAGCAGAGGAGGTGCTTAAAAAATGCGGGGGTTTGCCTATTGCAATTGTTACAGTTGCAAAGGCATTAAAAGGGAAGGATCCGACTGCATGGAGGGATGCCCTACGACAACTCACACGATCTATTGAGACCACTGTTAAAGGAATTGAAGCAAAAATCTTCCTCACTCTAGAGTTGAGCTACAATTATTTATATGGTGAGGAAGTTAAGTCATTGTTCTTGCTTTGCGGTTTGATGGATTATGGGGATACTCCAATTGATAACTTGTTCAAATATGTTGTGGGCCTCGATTTGTTTCAAAACATCAATGCATTGGAAGAAGCCAGGGATAGACTGCATACGTTGATCAACGACCTCAAAGCCTCAAGTTTATTGCTAGAAAGTAACTATGATGCTTATGTCAGAATGCATGACGTTGTTCGTCAAGTCGCCAGAGCAATTGCATCCAAGGACCCTCATCGATTTGTAGTAAGGGAAGACGATCGATTGGAAGAATGGTCAAAGACTGATGAATCCAAAAGCTGCACTTTCATCTCTTTGAATTGCAGAGCCGCCCATGAGCTTCCTAAATGCTTGGTATGTCCCCAACTTAAATTTTGTCTATTGCGCAGCAACAATCCTTCTTTGAATGTCCCGAACACATTTTTCGAAGGGATGAAAGGACTCAAAGTTTTAGATTGGTCCTGGATGCGTTTAACAACACTACCTTCATCACTTGATTCCCTTGCAAATCTCCAAACATTGTGTCTAGATTGGTGGCCGTTGGTAGACATTGCTATGATTGGAAAGCTAACGAAACTACAAATTCTTAGCTTGAAGGGTTCTCAAATCCAACAATTGCCTAATGAAATGGTGCAATTGACCAATCTAAGGCTGTTGGACTTGAACGACTACAGGAACCTTGAAGTTATCCCACGGAATATCTTATCAAGTTTGTCTCGATTAGAACGTTTATACATGAGATCTAATTTTAAAAGATGGGCGATTGAAGGTGAAAGCAATGTTTTTTTATCTGAGCTAAATCATTTGTCTCATTTGACAATTTTAGAGTTGAATATACATATACCAGATATCAAGTTGCTACCAAAAGAATACACGTTCTTCGAGAAGCTAACAAAGTATTCAATATTTATAGGCGATTGGAGGTCCCACGAATATTGTAAAACATCAAGAACATTAAAGCTCAATGAGGTTGATAGAAGCTTATATGTGGGAGATGGAATTGGCAAGTTATTTAAGAAGACTGAAGAACTAGCGTTGAGGAAATTGATTGGTACTAAAAGTATTCCCTATGAATTAGATGAGGGTTTTTGTAAGCTGAAGCATCTTCACGTTAGTGCAAGTCCAGAGATTCAATATGTCATTGATTCGAAGGATCAACGAGTTCAACAACATGGTGCGTTTCCTTCATTAGAGTCGTTGATTCTTGATGAGTTGATTAACTTGGAAGAAGTGTGTTGTGGCCCAATTCCAGTAAAGTTTTTTGATAACTTAAAAACTCTGGATGTGGAGAAATGTCATGGATTgaaatttctctttttacttTCCATGGCTAGAGGCCTTCTGcaacttgaaaaaataaagataaaaagttGCAATGTCATACAACAAATAGTTGTCTATGAAAGAGAATCAGAAATAAAAGAAGATGACCATGTTGAGACCAACTTACAACCATTCCCTAAATTACGATATTTGGAACTTGAGGATCTACCAGAGCTCATGAACTTTGGCTACTTCGACTCTGAGTTGGAAATGACATCACAAGGAATGTGTTCCCAAGGCAATCTTGATATTCACATGCCGTTTTTCAGTTATAAG GTTTCATTCCCTCTTAATTTGGAGAAGTTGGTTCTAAAAAGACTTCCCAAGTTGATGGAGATGGATGTTGGGAACCTTCCAAACTTAAAAATCCTATGGTTAGAAGAACTATGTCTTTTGTCTAAG GTTTCATTCCCTCTTAATTTGGAGAAGTTGGTTCTAAAAAGACTTCCCAAGTTGATGGAGATGGATGTTGGGAACCTTCCAAACTTAAGAATCCTACGGGTAGAAGAACTATGTCTTTTGTCTAAG GTTTCATTCCCTCTTGATTTGGACGAGTTGGTTCTAGAACGACTTCCCAAGTTGATGGAGATGGATGTTGGGAACCTTCCAAACTTAAGAATCCTACGGGTAGAAGAACTATGTCTTTTGTCTAAG GTTTCATTCCCTCTTAATTTGGACGAGTTGGTTCTAGAACGACTTCCCAAGTTGATGGAGATGGATGTTGGGAACCTTCCAAACTTAAGTATCCTACGGGTAGAAGAACTATGTCTTTTGTCTAAG GTTTCATTCCCTCTTAATTTGGACGAGTTGGTTCTAGAACGACTTCCCAAGTTGATGGAGATGGATGTTGGGAACCTTCCAAACTTAAGTATCCTACGGGTAGAAGAACTATGTCTTTTGTCTAAG GTTTCATTCCCTCTTAATTTGGACGAGTTGGTTCTAGAACGACTTCCCAAGTTGATGGAGATGGATGTTGGGAACCTTTCAAACTTAAGAATCCTACGGGTAGAAGAACTATGTCTTTGGTCTAAG GTTTCATTCCCTCTTAATTTGGACGAGTTGGTTCTAGAACGACTTCCCAAGTTGATGGAGATGGATGTTGGGAACCTTCCAAACTTAAGAATCCTACGGGTAGAAGAACTATGTCTTTTGTCTAAG GTTTCACTTTCTCCTAATTTGGAGGAGATAGTTCTAAAAAGTCTTCCAAAATTGGAGGAGATAGATTTTGGGATCCTCCCAAAGTTAAAAATCCTAAAGGTTGAGAAACTACCTCAATTAGTTTTGTCTTCTTCAATGTTCAAGAATTTTCACAATCTCAAAGAGTTACGTATCATTGATTGTGGGAAGGAAGACATAAGAGGTGTCAATACTTCTATTAATGATGAAGTGCTCTTCAATGAAAAG GCTTCATTCCTAGAATCAAGACCCTCCACTCTGAACGATATTATGGATGCCTTAAGAGACGACAATATCAACTTGATTGGAGTATGGGGCATGGCCGGTGTGGGCAAAACAACACTGCTGAAACAAGTGGCTCAACAAGCTAAGCAACAGTGGTTGTTCACCAAACAAGCCTATATGGATGTATCCTGGACTCGAGACTCGGATAAACGTCAAGAAGGAATTGCGGAACTTCAACAAGAAATTGAGAACGCGTTGGAGTTGTCACTTTGGGAGGAGGATGAATCTAAAAAAGCGGATGAACTGAAGCAGGAACTGATGAAAGAAGGGAAGATCCTTATTATCTTAGATGATATTTGGACGGAAATTGATTTGGAGAAAGTAGGAATTCCTTGTAAAGGTGATGAGACACAATGCAAAATAGTGTTGGCTTCGAGAGATGGAGACCTATTATGCAAAGACATGGGCGCACAAAGATGTTTTCCAGTGGAACATTTACCACCAGAAGAATCTTGGAGTCTTTTTAAGAAGACAGTAGGTGATTCCGTGGAGGAGAATCTTGAACTGCGACCCATAGCCATTCAAGTAGTTAAAGAATGTGAGGGTCTACCAATTGCAATTGTAACAATTGCCAAGGCATTAAAAGATGAGACCGTGGCTGTATGGAAGAATGCCTTGGAACAACTTAGGAGTTGTGCACCAACAAACATTAGAGCAGTGGATAAGAAAGTTTACTCATGTCTGGAGTGGAGCTACACCCATTTGAAGGGTGATGACGTTAAGTCATTGTTCTTACTTTGTGGGATGCTGGGCTATGGTGATATTTCATTAGATCTCTTGTTACGATATGGTATGGGTCTGGATTTGTTTGACCGCATCGACTCATTGGAGCAAGCAAGAAATAGACTACTTGCATTGGTGGAAATCCTCAAAGCCTCAGGCTTGTTACTTGACAGTCATGAAGATACACACATGTTTGATGAAGAAATAGATTCAAGTTTGCTTTTCATGGATGCTGATAACAAGTTTGTGAGGATGCACAGTGTTGTTCGTGAAGTTGCCAGAGCAATTGCATCCAAGGATCCTCATCCATTTGTAGTCAGAGAAGATGTTGGATTGGAAGAATGGTCAGAGACTGATGAATCCAAAAGGTGTGCTTTCATCTCTTTGCATTGCAAAGCTGTGCATGACCTTCCTCAAGAGTTGGTATGGCCGGaacttcaattttttctattgCAGAACAACAATCCTCTCTTGAATATCCCGAACACATTTTTCGAAGGGATGAAAAAACTCAAAGTTTTGGATTTGTCCCGTATGCATTTTACAACACTACCATCATCACTTGATTCCCTTGCAAATCTCCGAACATTGCGTCTGGATAGGTGCGAGTTGGGAGACATTGCTCTAATTGGAAAGCTAACGAAACTAGAAGTTCTTAGCTTGAAGTGTTCTACAATCCAACAATTGCCTAATGAAATGTCGCGATTGACCAATCTAAGACTCTTGGATTTGAATCATTGCCAGAAGCTTGAAGTAATTCCACGAAATATCTTATCAAGTTTGTCTCGATTAGAATGTTTGTACATGAAATCTAGGTTTACTCAATGGGCAACTGAAGGTGAAAGCAATGCTTGCTTATCCGAGCTAAATCATTTGTCTCATTTGACAACTTTAGAGATATATATACCAGATGCCAAGTTGCTACCAAAAGACATTCTATTTGAGAAATTGACAAGATATAGGATATTTATAGGTACTCGGGGGTGGTTGAGAACCAAAAGAGCATTGAAGCTTTGGAAAGTCAATAGAAGCTTACATTTGGGGGATGGAATGAGCAAGTTGTTGGAGAGAAGTGAAGAACTAGGGTTCAGTCAATTAAGTGGTACTAAATATGTTCTTCACCCATCAGATAGGGAGAGTTTCCTTGAACTAAAGCATCTCGAAGTTGGTGATAGTCCTGAGATTCAATACATCATGGATTCAAAGAATCAACAGTTGTTGCAACATGGTGCCTTTCCTCTATTGAAGTCATTGATTCTTCAGAATTTGAAAAACTTCGAAGAAGTATGGCATGGCCCAATTCCAATAGGGTCTTTTGGTAacttaaaaactctaaaagtgCGTTTTTGTCCTAAATTGAAATTTCTCCTTTTGCTCTCCACGGCTAGAGGCCTTTCCCAACTTGAAGAAATGACGATAGAATACTGCGATGCCATGCAACAAATAATCGCATATGAAAGGGAGTCAGAAATAAAAGAAGATGGACATGCTGGGACCAACTTGCAACTATTCCCAAAATTGCGAACCTTGATTCTCCATGATCTACCACAGCTCATCAACTTCAGTTCCGAGTTAGAAACAACATCTTCCACATCTTTGAGTACAAATGCAAGGTCGGAAAACTCATTTTTCAGTCATAAG GTTTCATTCCCTAAGACAGAGAAGTTGATGCTCTATAATGTGCCCAAGTTGAATCTTTCTTCAATCTACAGATCTTAA